In Paenibacillus sonchi, a single genomic region encodes these proteins:
- a CDS encoding ThiF family adenylyltransferase — MLHQFSRTELAIGPEGLEIMKNSTVAVLGIGGVGAMAVEALARTGIGRIILIDKDSVDITNINRQIHALTTTIGQNKTDLMVERIKLINPECEAIALNMFYTEETYEELFKYKLDYVIDASDTIIYKVHIIKECLARGIPMISSMGAANKMDPTRFQVADISKTSMDPIARVIRQKLRKEGIKKGVKVVFSTEEPVKPREDVTEQIVPANAPDRRKAKQPPASNSFVPPVVGLIMVSVAVRDLLEAGSADK; from the coding sequence ATGCTGCATCAGTTCTCGCGTACAGAGCTGGCGATCGGACCGGAAGGTCTGGAGATAATGAAGAACAGCACCGTAGCAGTGCTCGGGATCGGCGGTGTGGGTGCCATGGCGGTTGAAGCTCTGGCCCGTACCGGAATCGGCCGCATTATCCTGATTGACAAAGATTCGGTGGATATCACCAATATCAACCGCCAGATTCATGCACTGACCACTACCATCGGCCAGAACAAAACGGATCTGATGGTCGAGCGCATCAAACTGATTAATCCGGAATGCGAAGCAATTGCGCTGAACATGTTCTATACGGAGGAAACGTATGAGGAGCTGTTCAAGTACAAGCTGGATTACGTAATCGATGCTTCAGATACTATTATTTACAAAGTTCATATCATCAAGGAGTGTCTGGCCCGGGGAATCCCGATGATCTCAAGCATGGGTGCGGCTAACAAAATGGACCCGACCCGCTTTCAGGTTGCCGACATTTCCAAGACCAGCATGGACCCGATTGCCCGGGTCATCCGCCAGAAGCTGCGCAAGGAAGGCATCAAGAAGGGCGTAAAGGTGGTCTTCTCAACCGAAGAGCCGGTTAAGCCCCGTGAGGATGTTACAGAACAGATTGTCCCTGCCAATGCTCCGGACAGACGTAAGGCCAAACAGCCGCCGGCCAGCAATTCATTTGTGCCGCCTGTAGTAGGACTTATTATGGTCAGCGTTGCCGTACGCGACCTCCTGGAGGCCGGCTCAGCGGATAAATGA
- a CDS encoding NCS2 family permease: MNSKVWRNRVGLEPGDNWKRELSAGILSYFASVYIVMVNAAILHDAGMPLRAGMVATLLTAVAGCLLMAFGGKTPIVVVPGMGINAFFTYTLVHSMKLDWREALAVVAVTGVLFAIVAFTSLYRILSDAIPHNLQHAITVGIGLFLTFIGLQKSGIVIAHRTTFVAIGHFSDPAVITSCVTLILALVLFIRGTRGGLLISMLAGTGMAYLLGAAHVPENTDSGHMFAGYSDVFAGMDWGRGLSLVFWIAVFLLLLIVVFENIGLISSQTLMAGRPERFKSSLRALSIANIAAGLFGSSPAVAAAESTAGIAAGGRSGLTSLITGLLFGATFLFIPLLAYVPDSAIAPILIVIGGLMVQNVREMDLSDLTELFPAFLIMVMIPFTYSIVDGMAFGFITYPVVKLAMGKGKEVPPALYGIAGLFIANFVLHAFMG, encoded by the coding sequence ATGAATTCGAAGGTGTGGCGAAACAGGGTAGGCCTGGAGCCGGGCGATAACTGGAAACGGGAACTCTCGGCAGGCATCCTGTCCTATTTTGCTTCTGTATATATTGTGATGGTCAATGCGGCGATTCTGCATGATGCGGGAATGCCGCTGCGGGCCGGAATGGTGGCAACGCTGCTGACGGCAGTGGCCGGGTGCCTGCTGATGGCTTTTGGCGGCAAAACACCGATTGTAGTGGTGCCGGGTATGGGGATTAATGCTTTTTTTACGTATACGCTTGTGCACTCCATGAAGCTGGACTGGCGCGAAGCACTTGCAGTAGTGGCCGTAACAGGTGTGCTGTTCGCCATTGTGGCGTTCACCTCGCTGTACCGGATTTTGAGCGACGCGATACCGCATAATCTGCAGCATGCGATCACGGTCGGAATCGGCCTGTTTCTGACATTTATCGGACTGCAAAAAAGCGGGATTGTCATTGCCCACCGCACGACCTTCGTCGCTATCGGCCATTTCAGTGATCCGGCAGTCATCACCTCCTGTGTGACTTTGATTCTGGCGCTGGTGCTGTTCATCCGCGGCACACGCGGAGGACTGCTGATCAGTATGCTGGCGGGCACAGGGATGGCCTATTTGCTGGGAGCGGCGCATGTACCGGAGAATACGGATTCCGGGCATATGTTCGCGGGTTACAGCGATGTGTTTGCCGGCATGGACTGGGGCAGAGGCCTCAGCCTCGTCTTCTGGATTGCCGTATTCCTGCTGCTGTTGATTGTGGTTTTTGAAAATATCGGTCTGATCTCATCCCAGACGCTGATGGCGGGCCGGCCGGAACGCTTCAAAAGCAGCCTGCGCGCGCTATCGATTGCCAATATCGCAGCCGGGTTGTTCGGCAGCAGCCCCGCAGTTGCGGCTGCCGAATCCACAGCCGGGATCGCAGCAGGCGGGCGCTCCGGTCTAACCTCGCTGATCACCGGCCTGCTGTTCGGGGCCACGTTCCTGTTCATTCCGCTGCTGGCCTACGTGCCGGACAGCGCCATCGCGCCGATTCTGATCGTCATCGGCGGCCTGATGGTGCAGAATGTGCGTGAGATGGACCTCAGCGATTTGACCGAGCTGTTTCCGGCATTCCTGATCATGGTGATGATTCCGTTCACCTACAGCATCGTGGACGGCATGGCTTTTGGCTTCATTACCTATCCGGTTGTCAAACTGGCCATGGGCAAAGGCAAGGAGGTTCCGCCCGCACTGTATGGCATTGCCGGCCTGTTCATAGCCAACTTTGTGCTGCATGCTTTTATGGGATAG
- the dtd gene encoding D-aminoacyl-tRNA deacylase, with the protein MRVVVQRCKEARVSVEDTVTGAIGQGLMLLVGVTHEDTEQDAKYLADKIAGLRIFEDEAGKMNFSVTDTGGAILSVSQFTLYGDCRKGRRPNFMAAAGPAEAERLYDYFNQELRNGGLQVETGVFGAMMDVSLTNWGPVTLLLDSRG; encoded by the coding sequence ATGAGAGTAGTGGTGCAGCGCTGCAAGGAAGCCAGGGTAAGCGTAGAGGATACAGTGACCGGAGCGATCGGACAAGGATTGATGCTGCTGGTCGGCGTTACCCATGAAGATACAGAGCAGGACGCCAAGTATTTGGCGGATAAAATTGCCGGACTCCGCATTTTTGAGGATGAAGCCGGCAAGATGAATTTCAGCGTCACCGATACAGGAGGCGCGATATTGTCCGTGTCACAGTTCACGCTGTATGGAGACTGCCGCAAAGGCCGGCGGCCGAACTTTATGGCTGCGGCTGGACCTGCCGAAGCAGAGCGGCTGTACGATTACTTCAATCAGGAATTGCGGAACGGCGGGCTTCAAGTGGAGACCGGTGTTTTTGGAGCGATGATGGATGTGTCCCTGACCAACTGGGGGCCGGTAACGCTTTTGCTGGACAGCCGTGGCTAA
- the hisS gene encoding histidine--tRNA ligase has translation MAKERFEKPTGTQDVLPGAVEKWLVVESKARDLCRRFNYREIRTPMFEHTGLFERGVGETTDIVEGEMYTFKDKGDRDLALRPEGTAGVVRAYVQNKLYGEPDVSKLYYIGPMFRYERPQAGRYRQFHQFGIEAFGAVDPAIDAEVVSMGYQFYKDLGLKDVKVELNSVGNAPSRAAYREKLLNFLRPMRDTLCSDCQRRMERNPLRVLDCKVDQDKFGGAPSILDSLDEECTTHFEQVKAHLDVMGVEYSINPRLVRGLDYYTHTAFEYKAAGIGSIDTVGGGGRYNGLVEEIGGPDQPGIGFGIGLERILLILENQGVELEAAKPLDVYFVALGEAADKEITKQLFTLRSLGYAAERDYLGRKMKAQMKSADRMNARYTAILGEDELNSGVIALKSMATGEQRTVKLEDLAASLN, from the coding sequence GTGGCAAAGGAAAGATTCGAGAAACCTACGGGCACGCAGGATGTGCTGCCGGGTGCTGTGGAGAAATGGCTGGTTGTGGAGAGCAAGGCAAGAGATCTCTGCCGGCGTTTCAACTACCGTGAGATCCGCACACCGATGTTCGAGCACACAGGACTCTTCGAACGCGGCGTTGGGGAAACAACAGATATCGTGGAAGGCGAAATGTATACCTTCAAGGACAAGGGTGACCGTGATTTGGCGCTTCGTCCCGAAGGGACAGCAGGTGTAGTACGCGCCTACGTTCAGAACAAGCTTTATGGTGAACCCGATGTCAGCAAGCTGTATTATATCGGACCGATGTTCCGGTATGAACGCCCGCAGGCGGGAAGATACCGCCAGTTCCACCAGTTCGGGATTGAAGCTTTTGGAGCGGTAGATCCGGCCATTGATGCAGAAGTGGTTTCGATGGGATATCAGTTCTACAAGGATCTGGGGCTTAAGGACGTGAAGGTGGAGCTGAATTCCGTAGGGAATGCGCCCAGCCGCGCGGCTTACCGGGAGAAGCTGCTGAATTTTCTGCGGCCGATGAGAGATACCTTGTGCAGCGACTGCCAGCGCAGAATGGAACGCAATCCGCTGCGTGTGCTGGACTGCAAGGTGGATCAGGACAAGTTTGGCGGCGCTCCGTCCATTCTGGACAGCTTGGACGAGGAATGCACTACACATTTTGAGCAGGTCAAGGCCCACCTGGATGTTATGGGTGTGGAATACAGCATTAACCCCCGTCTTGTACGCGGACTAGATTATTACACGCACACCGCGTTTGAATATAAAGCGGCAGGCATCGGCTCCATCGACACGGTTGGCGGTGGCGGCCGGTACAATGGACTGGTGGAAGAAATCGGCGGGCCCGATCAGCCGGGCATTGGCTTCGGAATTGGTCTGGAGCGGATTCTGCTGATTCTGGAGAACCAGGGTGTAGAGCTGGAGGCGGCCAAACCGCTGGATGTGTATTTTGTTGCTCTTGGCGAAGCTGCAGATAAGGAGATTACGAAGCAGCTGTTCACCCTGCGCAGTCTGGGGTACGCGGCGGAACGCGATTACCTCGGCCGCAAGATGAAGGCGCAGATGAAATCGGCGGACCGGATGAATGCACGGTATACGGCAATTCTGGGTGAAGATGAGCTGAACAGCGGCGTTATTGCCCTGAAATCCATGGCAACTGGCGAACAGCGGACTGTGAAGCTGGAAGACCTGGCTGCGTCGCTGAATTAG
- a CDS encoding HelD family protein, with the protein MEDNFQSAYQEEEDRLNSALTEIDTVLERLRGIPVYTGHDYTEQALEASREQRRKDLAKLRQEPYFGRLDFQGKDEDGRKALYIGKIGVDREQVSDRPLVIDWRAPVASLFYSFTGGTEPASYEAPEGLVEGLVYLKRNVVIRKQILERVADTYNRDSDGPAVSDEFLVYRLGENKDNRLRDIVSTIQQEQDKIIRAAKNTALIIQGVAGSGKTTVALHRLAFLLYQYKEQVSAEKMIIFAPNRMFLDYISDVLPELGVGNIAQSTFPDWAADVLGVVLPEQNAAETMSYWFEKEGGMPEITEETPGRFKGSTALMGNIESVIGLLENGAVPAGDFCPWEGSVLRRSMIVRWHNEEYAPYPPAKRKERVMARIHRWIEMELKKSPSAAALKDRKKKSAAREKAYSAKWPKYDPLTIYKQIFRAVKVPEDWPAEAPESIPQGVLASTVKDLKKGILHEEDLPPLLYIHYLLNGNEGGSRFDHIVIDEAQDFSPFQIAVLDLYVKGHSFTILGDLSQGIHAYKGVHAWEEMQNLFAPEHTAYHALTRSYRSTMEIIEFANGILSAGVGSSLLAVPVFRSGNPVRLVSYGQPLPAPAAGGDRRIQAVRTALASLSGREYRTVAVLTRSLREAAELYTELAGHFEDIHLIDGSMTEYRGGLSVLPVYLSKGLEFDAVILADADSDHYGGAAWDAKLMYVGCTRALHELWILHGEGLPPYLQNGEGTVQGWPE; encoded by the coding sequence TTGGAGGACAACTTTCAAAGTGCCTATCAAGAGGAAGAAGACAGGCTGAACAGCGCGCTTACGGAGATTGACACAGTTCTTGAGAGGCTGCGCGGCATTCCGGTATACACAGGGCATGATTATACGGAGCAGGCGCTGGAGGCCTCAAGGGAACAGCGGCGCAAAGATCTTGCCAAGCTGCGGCAGGAGCCTTACTTTGGACGGCTTGATTTTCAGGGCAAGGATGAGGATGGGCGCAAGGCGCTCTATATCGGTAAAATCGGTGTAGACCGGGAACAGGTAAGCGACCGTCCGCTGGTCATAGACTGGCGGGCACCGGTGGCGAGCCTGTTCTATTCGTTTACCGGCGGCACGGAGCCGGCCTCCTACGAAGCCCCGGAAGGACTGGTCGAAGGGCTGGTCTATTTGAAGCGCAACGTGGTAATCCGCAAGCAGATCCTGGAGAGGGTGGCGGATACTTATAACCGCGACAGTGACGGGCCGGCTGTCTCGGATGAATTTCTCGTCTACCGGCTGGGGGAGAACAAGGACAACCGTCTTCGTGACATCGTCTCGACGATTCAGCAGGAGCAGGACAAGATTATCCGGGCGGCGAAAAACACCGCACTGATTATCCAGGGCGTGGCAGGCAGCGGGAAAACCACGGTCGCGCTGCATCGTCTGGCCTTTCTGCTGTATCAATACAAGGAGCAGGTGTCAGCGGAGAAAATGATTATTTTCGCACCGAACCGGATGTTCCTCGATTATATTTCGGACGTGCTGCCCGAGCTGGGCGTCGGCAATATTGCCCAGAGCACCTTTCCCGACTGGGCTGCGGATGTGCTTGGGGTTGTGCTGCCGGAGCAGAATGCTGCAGAAACCATGAGCTATTGGTTCGAAAAAGAAGGCGGCATGCCGGAGATCACCGAAGAAACCCCGGGCCGCTTCAAGGGATCGACTGCACTGATGGGAAATATAGAATCGGTCATAGGCCTGCTGGAGAACGGTGCGGTGCCGGCAGGGGATTTTTGTCCATGGGAGGGCTCGGTGCTGCGCCGCTCCATGATTGTACGCTGGCATAATGAGGAATACGCCCCATATCCGCCTGCCAAGCGCAAGGAGCGGGTGATGGCGCGGATTCACCGCTGGATCGAAATGGAGCTGAAGAAAAGCCCTTCGGCTGCGGCGCTAAAGGACCGCAAGAAGAAAAGCGCGGCACGTGAGAAGGCCTACAGTGCCAAATGGCCGAAATATGACCCGCTGACGATTTACAAGCAGATCTTCCGTGCAGTGAAGGTGCCTGAAGATTGGCCAGCGGAGGCACCGGAGAGCATTCCGCAGGGAGTGCTGGCATCAACAGTCAAGGACCTCAAAAAAGGCATTCTGCATGAAGAGGACCTCCCTCCGCTGCTCTATATTCATTATTTGCTGAACGGCAATGAAGGCGGCAGCCGCTTTGATCATATCGTGATTGATGAAGCCCAGGATTTCTCGCCTTTTCAGATTGCTGTGCTGGACCTGTATGTAAAAGGGCATTCCTTTACCATCCTGGGCGATCTGTCACAGGGGATTCATGCCTATAAAGGCGTCCATGCCTGGGAAGAAATGCAGAACCTGTTCGCCCCGGAGCACACGGCTTACCACGCGCTGACGCGAAGCTACCGTTCAACGATGGAGATTATTGAATTCGCCAACGGCATTCTGTCTGCCGGAGTCGGCAGCAGCCTGCTCGCCGTGCCTGTCTTCCGCAGCGGAAATCCCGTGCGGCTGGTTTCCTACGGCCAGCCGCTCCCGGCCCCCGCTGCAGGCGGAGACCGCCGGATTCAAGCCGTTAGAACAGCGCTCGCCTCGCTCTCGGGCCGGGAATACCGCACGGTGGCCGTATTAACCCGCAGCCTGCGGGAAGCCGCTGAGTTGTACACAGAGCTTGCTGGACATTTCGAGGATATTCATCTGATCGACGGCAGCATGACTGAATACCGGGGAGGACTGTCTGTGCTTCCGGTTTATCTGTCCAAGGGGCTGGAGTTCGACGCCGTCATCCTCGCCGATGCGGATTCAGACCATTACGGTGGCGCAGCGTGGGATGCGAAGCTGATGTATGTAGGCTGTACCCGGGCCCTCCATGAGCTGTGGATACTGCACGGAGAAGGGCTTCCCCCATATTTGCAGAATGGAGAAGGGACCGTGCAGGGCTGGCCGGAGTAA
- the aspS gene encoding aspartate--tRNA ligase, producing the protein MSRSHNCGQLTLGHIGETVTLNGWVQTRRDLGGVLFIDLRDRTGIVQVVFNPDYSGEALQIADKVRSEYVLSVTGKVVKRDEETINRNLPTGEIEVQITEIEVLNAAKTPPFFIEDGVEVDESLRMKYRYLDLRRPEMYKTMLLRSKAAKIFRDFLDSEGFIEIETPILTKSSPEGARDYLVPSRVHEGEFFGLPQSPQIYKQLLMVGGIERYYQMARCFRDEDLRADRQPEFTQFDIETSFMPQDELLSLMETLMQRLLKETVGVDVAVPFQRLTYAEAMGKYGSDKPDLRFGLELVEMNDIVAASGVKVFASVIEKGGEVKCLNAKGCGTWTRKEIDDLGPYAARYGAKGLAWIQVKDGEFKGPIVKFFTEEEIAAVKERTGAEEGDLLLFSADTKKVVADVLGALRLKIGRQLGLIDDSVFKFAWVTEFPLLGYDEDQKRYVAEHHPFTRPMDEDLHLFDTDPGAIRAQAYDIVLNGYEVGGGSQRIYKREIQEKMFDALGFTTEVAYEKFGYLLDAFEYGTPPHGGIAFGFDRLIMLLAGRTNLREAIAFPKTASATDLLMDAPAPVDAIQLEQLHIKLAPKPDKEKK; encoded by the coding sequence ATGAGTAGAAGTCATAACTGTGGACAATTGACGCTGGGCCATATTGGCGAGACGGTAACGCTGAACGGTTGGGTCCAGACCCGCCGCGACCTGGGAGGCGTGCTGTTTATCGACCTGCGCGACCGTACCGGAATTGTGCAAGTTGTGTTTAACCCGGACTATTCCGGTGAAGCCCTGCAGATTGCTGACAAGGTGCGCAGTGAATACGTGTTATCCGTTACGGGTAAAGTTGTAAAAAGAGATGAAGAAACCATTAACCGCAACCTGCCTACCGGTGAGATTGAAGTGCAGATTACAGAAATCGAAGTGCTGAATGCGGCTAAAACGCCTCCGTTCTTCATTGAAGATGGTGTGGAAGTTGATGAATCCCTGCGTATGAAATACCGTTACCTCGACTTGCGCCGGCCTGAAATGTACAAGACGATGCTGCTCCGTTCCAAGGCGGCTAAGATATTCCGTGACTTCCTGGACAGCGAAGGCTTTATCGAAATCGAAACGCCAATCCTGACCAAAAGCTCCCCGGAAGGCGCACGCGATTATCTGGTGCCAAGCCGTGTGCATGAAGGTGAATTCTTCGGGCTCCCGCAGTCGCCGCAGATTTACAAGCAGCTGCTGATGGTCGGCGGCATTGAGCGCTATTACCAAATGGCCCGCTGCTTCCGCGACGAGGACCTGCGTGCTGACCGCCAGCCGGAATTCACCCAGTTCGATATTGAGACCTCATTTATGCCTCAGGACGAACTGCTGTCTTTGATGGAAACCCTCATGCAGCGCCTGCTGAAGGAAACCGTTGGCGTCGATGTGGCCGTTCCCTTCCAGCGCCTGACCTATGCCGAAGCCATGGGCAAATACGGCTCGGATAAACCGGACCTGCGCTTTGGTCTGGAACTGGTGGAAATGAATGATATCGTGGCCGCCAGCGGTGTGAAGGTGTTCGCCTCCGTCATCGAGAAGGGCGGAGAGGTGAAATGCCTGAACGCCAAAGGCTGCGGCACATGGACCCGCAAGGAAATTGATGATCTGGGACCTTACGCTGCACGCTACGGTGCGAAAGGACTGGCCTGGATTCAGGTGAAGGACGGAGAATTCAAAGGTCCAATCGTGAAATTCTTTACGGAGGAAGAGATTGCAGCTGTGAAGGAGCGTACCGGCGCTGAAGAAGGCGACCTCTTGCTCTTCTCCGCTGACACTAAGAAGGTAGTGGCAGATGTGCTTGGGGCGCTGCGCCTTAAGATCGGCCGCCAGCTTGGCCTAATTGACGACAGTGTCTTCAAATTCGCCTGGGTGACTGAATTCCCGCTGCTCGGCTATGACGAAGACCAGAAGCGTTATGTGGCGGAACATCATCCGTTCACCCGTCCGATGGATGAAGACCTGCACCTGTTCGACACCGATCCTGGAGCCATCCGCGCACAAGCCTATGATATTGTGCTTAACGGTTATGAGGTGGGCGGCGGTTCCCAGCGTATATATAAACGTGAAATACAGGAGAAAATGTTCGACGCGCTTGGGTTCACAACGGAAGTGGCCTACGAGAAGTTCGGTTATCTGCTGGATGCCTTTGAATACGGCACTCCGCCGCATGGCGGAATCGCGTTTGGCTTCGACCGCCTGATTATGCTGCTTGCCGGCCGCACGAACCTGCGGGAAGCGATTGCCTTCCCAAAAACAGCAAGTGCAACCGACCTGCTGATGGACGCTCCGGCACCGGTCGATGCAATACAGCTGGAGCAGCTGCACATCAAGCTGGCGCCTAAACCGGACAAAGAAAAGAAATAA
- a CDS encoding RelA/SpoT family protein, with product MGIEQLTEKAGAYIKEKDLLRIREAYEFADQAHHGQVRKSGEPYILHPLAVADIVVNMQMDVISIIAALLHDVVEDTTVSLEQIREKFGDTCAMLVDGLTKLERIRFRSKEEQQNENYRKMFIAMAQDIRVIVIKLADRLHNMRTLKYQSEESQRRISYETLEIFCPIADRLGISAIKWEMEDIALRYLNPQQYYRIANLVHKKRAEREQFIDSVIGRIRAKLDEMGIEGDLSGRPKHIYSVYNKMNTKNKQFNEIYDLLAIRIIVDNIKDCYATLGIIHTLWKPMPGRFKDYIAMPKANMYQSLHTTVVGPGGEPTEVQIRTWEMHRTAEFGIAAHWAYKEGSSNNVNPENRMPFFREILELQHEAKDAEEFVESLKMDFFSDLVFVFTPKGEVVELPAGSVPLDFAFRIHTEVGNRTIGSKVNGRIVPLDHKLKTGDIVEILTSKNSYGPSRDWLKIAQSSHARSKIKQWFKKEKREENVEKGREAIERELKRQNVEVSDWLTEDKLSDAAKKFAFNDVEDMLSAVGFGGITAAQIASKLTEKLRKEQEEAAGHLELTTQMKEIKSSGEKRNQPTNGVRVKGIDNLLVRFARCCNPVPGDDIVGYVTRGRGVSVHREDCPNIPTDGDGEESARVIEVEWEGSMEANYSVDIEITGHDRNGLLNEVLQAVSESKTNISAVTGRSDKNKMAMIHMTILIRNTDHLQSVVDRVKRVKDVYTVNRIMQ from the coding sequence ATGGGCATAGAGCAATTAACCGAAAAGGCCGGCGCCTATATAAAAGAAAAAGATCTTCTCCGCATCCGGGAAGCTTATGAGTTTGCCGATCAGGCTCATCACGGGCAGGTTCGGAAATCGGGGGAGCCATACATCCTGCATCCGCTCGCGGTCGCAGATATTGTCGTCAATATGCAAATGGATGTCATCTCCATTATTGCTGCGCTTCTGCATGATGTCGTAGAGGATACCACTGTCTCCCTGGAGCAGATCCGCGAGAAATTTGGCGATACCTGCGCGATGCTGGTGGACGGTTTAACCAAGCTGGAACGCATTCGCTTCCGCTCCAAGGAAGAGCAGCAGAACGAGAACTACCGCAAAATGTTCATCGCCATGGCTCAGGATATCCGGGTGATTGTGATTAAGCTGGCGGACCGTTTGCATAATATGCGTACCCTTAAATATCAATCCGAAGAAAGCCAGCGCCGTATTTCTTATGAAACGCTGGAGATTTTTTGTCCCATTGCGGACCGGCTGGGGATTTCGGCAATCAAATGGGAGATGGAGGATATTGCCCTCCGCTATTTGAACCCGCAGCAGTATTACCGCATTGCCAACCTGGTCCACAAGAAGCGGGCGGAACGGGAGCAGTTCATCGACAGCGTGATCGGCCGCATCCGTGCCAAGCTGGACGAAATGGGGATCGAAGGGGATCTCTCGGGCCGTCCGAAGCATATTTACAGTGTCTATAACAAGATGAACACCAAGAACAAGCAGTTCAATGAAATCTACGATCTGCTTGCCATCCGCATTATCGTCGACAATATTAAGGATTGTTATGCCACACTCGGGATTATTCATACTCTTTGGAAGCCAATGCCTGGCCGTTTCAAGGATTATATTGCTATGCCCAAAGCGAATATGTACCAGTCGCTGCACACCACTGTGGTGGGCCCGGGCGGAGAGCCAACAGAAGTGCAGATCCGCACGTGGGAGATGCACCGGACTGCTGAGTTCGGGATTGCGGCCCACTGGGCTTACAAGGAAGGCAGCAGCAATAATGTCAATCCGGAGAACCGGATGCCGTTTTTCCGCGAGATTCTGGAGCTGCAGCATGAAGCCAAGGATGCCGAGGAATTTGTTGAGTCGCTGAAGATGGACTTTTTCTCCGATCTCGTGTTTGTTTTTACACCCAAAGGCGAGGTTGTGGAGCTTCCGGCAGGTTCTGTACCGCTCGACTTTGCCTTCCGGATTCATACTGAGGTAGGGAACCGGACGATCGGTTCCAAGGTGAACGGGCGGATCGTGCCGCTCGATCATAAGCTGAAGACCGGGGATATCGTGGAGATTCTGACCTCGAAGAACTCTTATGGCCCAAGCCGGGACTGGCTGAAGATTGCCCAATCTTCCCATGCCCGCAGCAAGATCAAGCAGTGGTTCAAGAAGGAGAAACGTGAGGAGAATGTTGAAAAAGGCCGGGAAGCGATCGAACGGGAGCTGAAGCGTCAGAACGTGGAGGTATCGGATTGGCTGACAGAGGATAAATTGTCGGATGCGGCCAAGAAATTTGCTTTCAATGATGTCGAAGATATGCTCTCGGCCGTGGGCTTTGGCGGAATTACCGCCGCGCAAATCGCTTCCAAGCTTACAGAGAAGCTGCGCAAGGAACAGGAAGAAGCGGCAGGACATCTGGAGCTTACCACCCAAATGAAGGAAATCAAGTCCAGCGGGGAGAAGCGCAATCAGCCGACCAACGGGGTCCGTGTAAAAGGCATCGACAATCTGCTTGTCCGCTTTGCCCGATGTTGCAATCCGGTGCCCGGCGATGATATTGTCGGCTATGTGACCCGCGGCCGCGGCGTTTCTGTCCATCGTGAAGACTGTCCGAATATTCCTACAGATGGTGATGGAGAGGAGTCGGCGCGGGTGATCGAAGTGGAATGGGAAGGCAGCATGGAGGCTAACTACAGCGTGGACATTGAGATTACCGGCCATGACCGCAACGGGCTGCTCAATGAGGTGCTGCAGGCAGTGTCGGAGAGCAAGACCAATATATCGGCCGTCACCGGACGAAGCGACAAGAACAAAATGGCGATGATTCATATGACGATTCTGATCCGCAACACCGATCATCTGCAATCTGTGGTTGATCGGGTGAAGCGGGTCAAGGATGTATACACCGTTAACCGCATTATGCAGTAA